CAGGTGTTAAGGAGAGCGAGGGAGCAGGGGCTTGTCCTTCCAGGGGAGAAGTTGAGTCGCGAGCGCACCTTGAGCCTCATCTTCGAGCCCGGTTTCTCCACCAGAACGAGAATGACCGAGATCTCAGGAATGGGGATAGGGATGGATGTGGTGAAGGAGAGAATAGAGGAGCTTGGTGGGATGGTCGAGGTGGATACGAAGAAGGGTTCGGGAACCAGGGTGCGGGTGGTCATTCCGGTGACCTTAGCCAACTTCAAGGTTCTTCTCAGCCAGGTTGATCAATTTACCTTCGCCTTTCCCCTATCGGCGGTTGTCAGGGGAACGAGGTTAAACGGGAGCGGGATGATGAGGAAGAAGGGGGGGTTCCATTATCCGTATCAAGGGAGGGAGATACCAGTTTTTTCCTTAAGGGAGGAGTTATTAAGGAAGAAAGGAGAGGAGGGGAGATTCTTGGTAATCATCGAGGAGTGGGGGAAGAGGATGGGTTTTTTAGTCGATTCCTTAATTGGGCAGAGGGAGGTGGTAGTAAGGCCCCTCCCTTCGCTTCTTTCTCAGATTCCAGGGATAGTGGGGGTGGCGGAGTCGGGTGAGGAGAGATTGGCATTGCTCCTCGACCTTTCCTTTTTCGCCGAGAAGGTATGAGGTCGATATGATGGCGGAAAGGGTGGTGGCAAAGGGCGGGAGTGGTTATCTCGTTTTCTCCTTAGGGAGGGATAATTACGCCATCGAAGTGGAGAGGGTGAAGGAGGTAATAAAGGCGGTGGGGCTCACCCCGCTCCCCCGGGTTCGGGATATAGTGGCTGGGGTCCTTCTCCATCGAGGCGTTATCATCCCAATTCTCGATCTTTCTAAGCTTTTTGGGGTAGAGGACGAAGTTGAGACTGGCTTTAATTGGTATATTGTTGTAAAATATTATAAAGAATTTGTGGGGTTGGGGGTAGCTGAGATCGTTAGGGTGGCGCCGGCTTCCGACTATAGGAGGAAAAAAGGGAAGAAGGGGTCCTTTGCGGTAAGGGGAGTGATTGCCCCTCCTTATCCGGAGGCGATCGTTCTGGATTGGGATGGGGTAT
This window of the Acidobacteriota bacterium genome carries:
- a CDS encoding chemotaxis protein CheW, whose amino-acid sequence is QVLRRAREQGLVLPGEKLSRERTLSLIFEPGFSTRTRMTEISGMGIGMDVVKERIEELGGMVEVDTKKGSGTRVRVVIPVTLANFKVLLSQVDQFTFAFPLSAVVRGTRLNGSGMMRKKGGFHYPYQGREIPVFSLREELLRKKGEEGRFLVIIEEWGKRMGFLVDSLIGQREVVVRPLPSLLSQIPGIVGVAESGEERLALLLDLSFFAEKV
- a CDS encoding chemotaxis protein CheW, whose amino-acid sequence is MMAERVVAKGGSGYLVFSLGRDNYAIEVERVKEVIKAVGLTPLPRVRDIVAGVLLHRGVIIPILDLSKLFGVEDEVETGFNWYIVVKYYKEFVGLGVAEIVRVAPASDYRRKKGKKGSFAVRGVIAPPYPEAIVLDWDGVLNLAPEGLVS